GTAAGCATTCCCTGGAGTATGATAAGGtaaagtttatcagaaagtagaagatgtCAGAATACTGCAGGTATGTGGCATCTGGACCTCAATTGGAttaatatcagtatcagtagaaATTCAAGGTATATTGGTATCATATTGGACACTACAATATGTGCTATGGAGCCATCCTAAATCCTTACCTGTCAAAGGCAGCCACAGTGCTGATGGCGAGCAGCATGTAGAGCAGCGACTGGTAGGGGTAAGACAGGCTGTGGTACTGCTCCAGCAGGTTAGATAGAGCAGTGAGGTGCTGCCCAGCCCACAAGTACAGCACCACGGTGTTCCACATGGCAAAACCTGCCAGGAAGCCTTGACAGATGAGCCCAAACTCTCTGAAGCGGAtacagcagacagagaggagagatgttaaaaaaagatgacacCGGGAGAGACGGCATGATGTTCTCATGTAAATGTTCCAGTCACCTGAAGCCTCTGTGCACTCTGACAGAAACATCTCTGGTGTTCCACAGAGGCTGCGTGTGGTGGAAGTCTGTCATGTGATCCATCTGGTCGCTGGTCTTCTTCCAGTCTGAACGCTCCACAGCCTGGAAACgctctgcacatacacacaaaaagttCAGTGCAACCACTTTAAATTTAGCAACCTTGGCCTCCTCTTTGGTTGTCACTCACTGTTTCTCTCTACAAAGACTTTCCCAACCGGCTGGCTTTGACCCTGGGGGGCTGAGAACAGGGAGTGCtgagagagtggaggaggggTGTCAGTGATAATATCATCCTCCTCTATGTCTTCTAATTCTACCTCAGGATGCTGTGCCTCAGCGACTTTTGGCTTCCTAAAATTGCAAGAAGAaaggttattttaaaaatgtgacatgtatGGAATATAATCAAAATTGTACtaattgaaatgtttaaaatttgaAATACAACAATTATTTGTAGACACGTCTTTCTACAGTTCACATGAGAGTACAATTTGTTCAGACGCTTTGGGTAATTAGAGCTGCGATTATAATATATTAACAGAAACTTATTcacaaataaatagataattGACCAAATAGATGATTCaagcaaaaatgtcaaaaagctTTTGATACTAATCTATGTATTTCGTGGTCCAACATGATTGTAAAATATGCAAGTATTCAAATAACAGATTAACAAAGTAAAATAGCTGTGGTCCTCCATGGTGAGTAGATATAACATGTAGTGCTATAATAAGTCTTTTAATTGTACctattttgttttcagtgtctctCACCTTTTCcttttgggttttttgaccACCTCCTCACCATCTGTGGTCTGATCCGCTGCATCTCCACTCACCAGATCGGCCTGGTCATCTTCAGGATCTGAAACCCCGACACAAACATGAACTTCCACGTCTTTAAATGTCGTGTTATTCGTTAGGAATTCACAGATGGGCCATAGTGCCTGGTGGTTTTTACaataacttttttgtcatgCTGGAAAAGCCTTCATGAATACAGGAGAACTATGGCGTCTCTTTTTTACCAAtagtgtgtattttctttttcttcttcctcctctgtggaGGAGCTTCAGGAGCGGGTTCAGGGGAAAGTTGCTCTACAACCTCAGATTCTCTTCTGCTGCCCAGACCTCCCATCTTCATCTGCTGATCTAAAAAGCAATCATGGACAGTAGTCAGGCATTTTATTCTAAAAGGTGTTTtcagtaatacaaagctacctttcacattcatttcctatttaatgtttaggttttttttggtattttttcaACTTTTGAGTGATTTAAACTCTTAGTCTGCTGTAAATGGATGTTAATGGGAAAAATTCTATATAATAAATAGTGTGACAAAATATATACGTGCAATATATCATAGTCCTGAGTCATGAGATAAGATAATCAATACACTGGCaccaaatattgatatttatctATCTGCTTTAATTACCTGCTTATAGGTAATATTTCATTATTCAGAAatatttgaaacacattttcagcaacatagataatatgtaaataaataactgtattTAGTTGGACtggtcattaaaacaaaacaaattaagttaattaaCATTTCTGTCTCATACCGTCCACATCATCGACTCCACTGTTCTGTTTTCTCACTCTCTTCTTCCTGTGTCTTGGTGCTGCGTCTTCTGctgcacaagaaaacaaaacaagctttAGTCAGAAAATGAAGAAGGATTGAAcattgaaaatgtcatcaacatATTTTCAAAGCATCCTCACTTACCAGCTGTGTCTTGGCTTTGCGTTGcatgcaacaaaaaacaaaagataataaGAAAAATCCTGCATGAATACTGTAGGTGAATGCATACTAAGATCAAAGCTAAAGATGTTAAACCTACCTGGGCATTGAGGGAAGTGTTCGGTGACCTCGCTGAAAAGACAAAATCAACCATGACTCAGTAACGTCTGATTAATGATCTCTACTGACTTTTGTAAAACCACACAGTttacattacaaaacaaatcataaatGCATAGATGTATGTTATAATCATAACAACTCCTAATAATAGGAATGACCTTTACTTGCATGAAAAAGATATTAAAAGTGTTTATCATAAATCTAATGCAATATTTTCTCGcctgctttttcttcttctcattatCATTGCTATTTCTTACTGTTCCTTATATTATTcctattttttggatttttatttattactacaGGTACATTACAGCCACTTCCTTTTTctaggaaaagaaagaaacagagtaACATGCTAAATTTAGCACTCTTCGCACCACTCAGTCTTATCACTTGACAGAGCGTAACTACTACACTGAGAACTAtgacaacacactaacaaatCACACACTTAACCAGTGGGGAAATTGGATTAGGACGGCACTTGGATCCAAATCACAAATTAGATATCCTTGAAAACAAAGAGCCCAGTTGTAAATTAAGAAATGTGTTTGGAATTAAGACCAACATTTTTACACTCTGttctcacaaaacaaatcacccAACATCAAGCACACCATAAGAGGCTAGTTAAATCTTTGACAACTGCATAATAGTGGAACCGGCATGGATAAGACGgctaagataaaaaaataaaaccttacCACAGTTTTTCTGGCCATTTCACACAAGAAGCAAGTAAGTAAGAGAGAAGTGAAGCTGCATGTAACATCCAGTCTGTTAAACCCCTTAGTGGATTACTCAgtgcaaaggtcaaaggtcaaagcttttttttttttcaaatgtcagtgTGTATCTGGAGTAATCGTTTTGACAAATGACAATATGCTTTACATTGTCCCAAAAAAGCAcagacaactttaaaacattattCTATTTCTTCAAGGGTTTGATGGGTGATAATGTAGGAGTAAAGAAGTCACATTTCAGAGGTGAGATGTGTGTTTTAGGCATATTTCTCCTATGCACCATGGACATGGAATGAGCAGCACAACataatttcactacagacacTGCCTTCTTTAAACACAGTTAAAGGCGTTTAATGAACCAccatgaaagaaacatgttgtttAACATAGCCTTTCTTAAGGGTTCAGATTATGGATCTTGTTGTTATGGCCTATatacttctgcactttacttttgtgaataaaaaatatcacaGGGAGTCAGGTTTTCTCCtaatttgtactttttaataGCTTTCAACTTGAGTTAATTGGGAATGATCATTCACAGTACTGTTATACTGtccaaataaattattttaagaaaactgtgaacaagttgaatCTGAGAAGTCTTTTAACTCAAGTACTAAATATAATTATTGCGTTAATAGTAGCATAGTGTAATTATTTGTAACTAATTGATTCAGCATTCAACagtcaaattatatttaaatagaaaAGAGAAGGTAGCGATTTCCTCAAATGAATCTGTCCACATGTTCAGAGGATGTATGGGTATAACTGCGACTGATATTTTTGCTGCTGTATGATGCACAACATTATTTACAACAACACAGTACAATACCCTGTTTAAATAACTGTAAAGAAACAAGGACAAACCGGTGGAAGAGGCGGGAGCTCCCTGGGTCGCATTtcctacaaaaaaaataataacatggaaTATGAGTGGtttacatgttacatttaaaaaacaaattatttatgTTGggaattataaaatatatgcaCAACCTTTAGCTGATGATACTTaataaaatcacaacaacaacaatgaagtaAAAAACTACAACATAGCGGTTCATAGGCttaggaaaaataaacattagctACCTTAGAGCCTCGTGTATCCATAACCTGAATTTTCTTAATCGTGCGTCTTTAAATATCCATACAGTTAAATAATGATGCGTTTGAAAGTATACATAAGAGGGTACAACCGAGTAACATCGAACAAATAATTACTTTTTGTCGTTCGCGCTGCAAACGGAAACAACTACCCGGACATATTTCAGAAAACACTTTGTTCCtgttccttcaaaataaaagttctcATAAGGGCGTTTTACTATGGGGTTCCCATAGTAAACGAGAGTCGATTTCACAGACgtgaataaaacacagtaagtccacgtatacacacatttataacgTTTATTAATCTCACAAAGTACAGATATTAGAATGCCAATGCTTTGctttgtcaaacaaacaaagaaacatgcaacaagaatgaaaaacaaaattgctTTTCTGGTGTGTAAACATCCATTGGAAATAAGTTAGAataattttttgcagatttatgaAAAAACAGTTGACCAGTGCTcttcaaattaaacaaaatgcaatACAGGATAGCTAtcttttttatgaaaacactcAATAATAATTTTAACATCGTGTAGTTCcataaagactgaaaataaaGTGTCCCTGTTGTAATGATAGTATAGTAACTGTCTAAAAATAATGTTACAACCCAGTGCTCATGAGAGGAAAGTGCAGCAATATAGAACCTGAAGGAAAGGGTTATGAGCAGCAACTAGGTAACAGAAAGGGGTGAGTCAGAACAGAGGAGGTGTGTAGGCCTAGGACCTTACAATAGTTAGTTTCGCTAcgagtaaataaaaataaatacaaacgtGACAGGAGTCCAGTATATAAATCAGAACAAACTGATTACAGGAACTAGTGATTTTATTTCCCAACATTTGCTGCCATAATATTACAAAGGAGGGCTGGGGGGTCAAATCCCgttttcttctctgtcctctcttaAGACTCTGTGGTGCTGGGTCTTATCCAACTGGCAGGGACCCACTGCGGCCCATCCTGCGCCTTCTTCACTGCAGAAAGCAGCTGGACGCAGGAGTCCTGCAGCTCGTCGTTGACAATCACATGGTCAAAAAACTGCCAGAATTGGGACTCCATCTTGCGGGCTGCTTCTTCCATCTCCTGGAAGTCTTCACTCTGTTGTTCACAAAATATTTTAAGAGTTAAGAAGCtaagaaatcagaaaacttgttttaataatgaaaaaaaatcagttatACTATAATCATCagacatttttttgaaaacagagtTGAAAATGTGGCAATGACAGAGCTTACTTTGAATGGTCTGTTGACATAGTAGTTGGTGGTGATGTAGGAATCCTGTCTGGTCTCCAGAAGGTGCGCCAGAGGTGGAGGCTTCACATAGATGATGTAGGCCTTCAACTCATGGGTCCTCACGGCCTGAATGGCCttgacagagaaatcaaacACCCTCAAGTTATAGCTGTTGTTTGTTAAAGCAGCTAGTGATCATGCTTTAACTCACTTCATCGTTTCACagaatgattttaattttagttaCGTTTGGCTCAATGTCAACAACGCAGATCTTTCCGCTGTTTAAAACGTCCTTCACAGAACTGATGCTGGTGCCATACTGATTCCCTTTATACTCGCCGTACTGCAGGAACCTGTTGAACACATGGCCGttacaaataatataatgtgcACAGACAGGGTTTTATCATTTCAATGGGTGTAGCAGACAACATGCATTTTCCAAACAATTCATgaacaaaatgtatttgtgcaaAGTAAATTAATCAGTTTTGTGCTCTAAAAGGCCAGGACACTATACAAATCTGgggcatttaaaaataaatttagtAGCATTACAATATTTAACATGTTATATCGCATACATTGGACCAGCTTATTTAGGTTCAAAAAGGGGGCCTTCCTATAGACAGGAAGAAGATGTACTAACGTAGTATGAAATGTAGTAGTTTCTTTGTAAATAGGTCATGAAATGTATAGTGTAAAGTGGATAGTCATGAATTCACAGTGGAGACTGTTGTACCTGTTGTTATAAACCATGTTGCTGAAGATTTCTCGGCTGGTGAAGAAATATTCTCTACCAGATTCCTCATATCCTTTGGGTGCTCTTGTGGTGtctggtaaaaaacaaacaaaaaaacgactgtttttgtttctctttgaaaaagACGCAACATTATCTTACACACATTAACAGAAATTGTGCTcccagagagaggaaaaaacaactgtgtgtttttatacattttcttttctattgatttaagtgtaaaataataCACTGAAAATATACAATATCTATTATAATCTATATTTAATACATACGAGGTACAGCTCCCTGAAAGAGGTTGGGGTTCATTTCAATCAAGCGCCTCCGAAGTTCATTCACACCCACACCAGACGGACCTGAGAACAATCAGACAATATTAACATATACTTTATTGTCCCATAGGGAAATTTGTATTGGACTCATGCTGTGGATATGTATGCCctcataatataataaaatacaataaaagcaatcataataacaacaaaagaaaacttcatAATCATCACACATTGATTGAAGACATTTTATTCTTGATTGGTTTTAAATGccatatttaatgttttataacTACTTTTATGTTGCCCATAAGTTTCTTTTTTGGTTTATCTAAaaccacacggttggtgtagtggttagcactcttgcctttgcagcaagaagactggGATTTGCGACCCATTCGGAAAAAAGAGCCtttctgcaaaaacatgcaaatttgggcattaggcaaattggacgcTCTGAATCAGAGATGTCAAACTCACAGCATGCGGGCCACATGTGGACCCCCAATTGTTATTATGAAAACATGGCCTTAAGTGTGTTTGCTTGCTGGTTGGAAAGGGGCGAAAAATTTCTGTTAAATTTCCAGAAACTTAACCTGGGATTGGGAACTGTAGTTTGGGAATTTGGGAAATATTCCTGATGtaattggaaactttccatgggagtTATGGGAAAGCCTTATGAAGTACAcgtcattccatatcaaaagaAAACCCTTTTACTGTGGAATTCTGTGAACTATCATcatgaatataataatataattgtgaTTTTGACCACAGTAGagtcattggcccccaggtcatgtGAGGTTGACACCCtcattctaaattgactgtgaatgtgagagtggatggtggACCCCGACTTCTGCCCTAGctcagctgggattggaacCAGCGTCCCcaacgaccctcatgtggaggatgaagcggtacaagatggatggatggtttacCTAAGAGTGCGATGAGGCGGTGAGTGTCCTGTGGGTGGCGCTGGTAGCGTACCACTTCCTCGTAGGGGCTGTTGAGGGCGCTGTAGCAGCCGCTGGTACAGAAGGCTTGGCAGGATGGCTGGGTGGTGCTGTGAGAGCGCCGCCTACACAGACGCATGCTACACCTGAAACCAGCTGTATTGGTcagtgaaaaggaaaaatatatgATATGAactcaggaaaacaaacagtattTACAATATGAAGagttatacattttatttaaataattctcATGGTTAAAGACTCACCTAAGTAAATCCCTTCAGAGTTACTGCTGAAATCATCCTCTGTTTTTTTGGAGGAGAAGCATAGAGAGTTACAGATGGAAAATGGGGAAGGAGATAAAACACAAAGTGGATGGATAATAATTTGCTAGTTAACTGCCCAGCGGGCAGATTCAAAGAAAAGTAAGGAGGTTTTCTTCACCCTCTCTGAGCTCCTCTGACATTTCCACCATCAGAAAGCAAAAAGGATTTGGAAAAGAAACAACCAAAGGTCAGAAAACAAAGCGTCATTTTTGACACTAATCTCAGACTGAGACCAGATTAAATTATCAAAGACTTACCTACCAGATTCAAATGCCTCCTCATCTgtcaggaaataaaaacacacataccaGGGAATGAATCACAAAACAGCAAAGACGCACAAAACATTTGTGTAGAAAAATTCTGAatacacagcagccattttgaaaggTTATAGTAGGAAAATCTAatgtttaaataatcaaattaatgatggctgtgttccatttactgCTTCACATTGTCCTGTGATCAATGACATGTGTGCTAtccctgctaaaacatgtcagaaTGGTGCAAATAAAAAGCTTCCAATGACAGGTTAGACGTTACCTGCTTCAACACATTTCTCATCAATGGCCATCATGTCTTCTTCTGTGGgtggaaaataaacaatcaCATGCAGAACAGAAGATGtaaaaatttctttttttttttgtttttagtgacaGCTGTCCTTACCCTCCACTGTGCTCACTTCAGTAATcgtgaataaaacacaacaaaaaaaaggtcaactGTGAAACAGAGATGAAAGACGATGAtcagagatgagagagagagagatcatttGGATGAACTTACAGGTCTGAGTGCAGGTTTGTGGCTGATAAGGCTGAGACCACCAGAACTccctctgcttcctgtcagacaagCAGATTCAGGTTTGTATTCATTCATATGAATCAGAATAattttgttgtctgtgttgaCAGAAAATCATCTGTACACACAGAGCATCCTATTtataaaagtacatttataaCTATAATGGCAGtggtaataaaaataattgcgATAAATTGTAGTTCTTATAATGTCTCACTGACATCACCGTTAAATGTCTGATTAGATTTcgcatctttctttctttaattttaaacCTGGAAAAGTCTCCTGACCGTTTCAGCAGGTTGGTGGACGGGATGAGGCCAGCGCAGGCTGTGTTGCTGGGCAGTTTCTTCGCCTGCCACCAGAGGGCGTCGGTCTGGTCCACGATCTCAAGGACGTCGCCTTTTCGGAAGCTCATACCCGCGTCGGCACAGGGGATGGTCGGGTCTTGCTGAGGGGTGTAGTCGACCAAAGCCCGCACATAGAGCTAACATCAGACAAATTAGATGAAGGAGGTGATATGAAGGCgtgaaaaaaaggacataaaagtatgaaaagtgGGTAAACATGATGATTTACCATCGTCTGGTTGTGGATTGGCCTTTCTGTGATGGGAACGACCTTGAACATGATGGTGCCTTGTGACCTGGCTTGCTGAATAAAACACCATGGTTTAATTAGCAGATATGCAAACAGAGTATTTTGattttacataaatacagaGGAGCAGTTGAGTTGAATTCAGAAAACAGTGACCTACCACAACTTGGATAACTTGCTCCGGCTCCATTCCATCCACAGGAAAACCATTCACCTCTATGATGCGGTCTCCAGCGTGAAGtagacctacacacacacacacacacaggtttacacaaCTTTTCTTTGTAGGACattgcactgacttccattcatttgaacagcctgaaaaaaacattattcctAATCTTAACCATGGCCTGTCAATGCCTAACCcaaactttaacctaaccacaattcaaatcttagtcctaaacttaacttttcttcctcagaaatcaggttGGGGTggagtagctcagtggttaagaccagtaccctgtgtgcgaaagacatcatggtcgcaatggtcgcaagttcgactccacccctggctgattgtactcaattccattgtaagtcgctttggataaaagcgtctgctaaatgacatgtaaaaaaaaaaaggttctgccATATTAGGACCAATTTCTTCTTGTATTATGGACTTTTAAGTGCTTCCTTAATAAActggaaacaaataataatcttcaaacaatgtttttttgcaaTTAGAGCTTAATCTCATGGTAAAGAAAAGGGAAAGGTAATAATGCAACATTACGGACGCCAACtgctacaaaacacaaaagactgaaaataaaaagattttaagGGTCACTCATGACTCAACTGATGCTGAACCTTGACCAGGCTTTAAAGTAAGTTGAGAGTTTGCTTACTTTGCAGACTCCCCTGTATTGTTATTGCTGAAATGAAGCCATTTAAATGTTCAACTTCTCAAtaataaaaatcttaaaaatacaGTAAGTTCAACAACATGAAAAATAGCCTTACCACTTCGATCAGCCAGCCCTCCATGAATCACCCGAGCAATGGATATCTCTCCCGTGATCTCGTTCCTCTTTATAGTCGCTCCCTAGAGAAGAACGAGACCCAagacacagaataaacaaaCGTGAGCCAGTTACACTAACGGgcacaaataaaaccaaaacagtcagtgcaaagacacaacaacaaatgaagtTCTTGAGATGAATGCTCCAGGTGTCTGACATGGTTGGTGAAAGGAAAGCAagagtggaaataaatgaaagaatgaaagggtccacaagacgatggaaaaaaaggtcaactgctgctcactgtgcATGTTTAGAAGTCAGCCAATCTGCAGAGACGCTTTTAAGGAGCCAAAAAGATATTCTTCAGCATCTTTCAtgccttcctcttctttttctttttcttctttttcttcttctttcttcttcttccgtgGCTTTAAGTAACCACCATTCTGCTTGGGCTCATCGAGGCCGTTGGTCAGTGTATGCCTGGATGTTTTCTTCCGTGGTGAGGCAGTGTTTCTGGTTTCTACTCTGGGTCGAGGTGATCCGTGGCAGGACACAGACAGGCAGCTGATGTCCAAGGAGGTGGAGGGAGCGTCCAGATagctgctgagggagctggaggaggaggtacTGGAGAGAAGTGAGGGGAAGGAACATTTAGCTTGGTGTGTCAGAGACAGACGTTCCTCTTGGGTTGTTGTGTTATATCTTGGTGAGCTGTTTTCCTCACAGACTGCAGGATTAGGTGAGTTGATGTTAGTCCTAGTGTTGGTGAGGAGAATCTGAAGCCGCTCCACCGCCTCAGCGAGGAGGACTAAGGCCTGCGAGTTGTCCTGCACTGTCTCAGACATTTGTTCAGTGGCGACTGCCATCTTCTCCCCCAGGAGCTTGATGTCCTTGGTGCTGCTCTCCATGGAGCTGGCGGCCATTTGCACAGTTGTCCTGAGCTCATCCAGACTCTCCTGCTTGGCAAGCTCCACAGGTGGCATCCCCGTGACACAGTGAGGACGCATGGGACTTGGGGGAGCTGTGCGAATGCGAGGGCTTTGAAGCCTTGTAGACTGTAGGTAGTCACGTATACTAGAGTAGTAAGGTTCACTGAGGTGTGGACGGGACCTGGTCCAACGCTGGGAGGCGGAAACACATTCTTCTGTCTCGTCCTCATTTCCTCTGTCTTGCTCTTCTGCGACGTTGTCTCCAATGAGAAAACAGacataatttatttgtttactgttttgTGTCCAAATAATTTCAATATTTACTTTCTTTTGGTTCAGTTTGTGGTCTATACCAAATGAGAATGCAgtgttttacatcacagctaCAGCCTACACCAGCCCATAAGCATAAACTCAGAATAAAGCCTTATAGAGCTGAGGGGAGTGGGAGTCAGCTGATAATTCTCTGATATTATTCTTACATTACAGTGCAGTAACTCTGATATTAAGATATAATATTAAGACTAAAATAGAtatgatattgtgatattaagATATTAAGACTAAGATATTACACATAACTATGACTCAGTAGGACTTTTACCCAGAAGGTGAAGAGTTAAATTTCTCCACTAATCTACATAATGATGGGTCCCTGACACTTAACACCAAGTAGCTTCTGaaggcagcatgtgaatgggtgtaaAAGAACAACCCTGCGTGTTGATGtactgtatgaatgtatgagtgaatggatgtgaatgggtgaatggcaaatgGCATACTACTTGTGAAATAACATGATATTAGTGCATTATTATCTCCTTATTACCACAATATTATCATTATGTCCAAGCTGAAAACTGCATTAGAAATGATGTAATGTGAGTATAAAAATGATTACCATGCAACTAACATGTTGTTACTGAACtgtaaagaataataataatcatcgacatgtaaaaaaaaataaacccaaaacACTTGgatgagggttagggttagggtttacaTTTTGTGCTTCGATCAAATGAGGCTCAGATCTTTTCTTACCCATCAGAACTGAGCTGTAGACTGAAGGTGTCAAGCGCGGCAGACTTTGCTCCCAGAGCAGGTGGGTGTAACAGACTCTACACTGACTTATTGGCTTCCTGCAGCACAGCCCACGTGTACTTGTCGGCTTATAGTGAAGTGGACGAGACGGCCAAGGCCTTGCTGTGTGACATGGTAAATCATCTGGAGGGAAGTTTCCTCTCCGAACTCCCCACCAAGATAAATCATTCACTTCCGAGCTTTGGTTCTGAGCAGCAAGGCTCTGGACCGTGAACACCCCGCCTCGGTGAGGCCTCTGTCGGTTCAGGTGTCTCACGGTTTCCCAGTGACTTTGAAATCTCCTCATGGGGTTTTTTGCACAGTGAGTGGAAGCACTGGGCAGCGGCAGCTCGACTCTTTGATAGCTGCAAAACTGTGAGACAAGAGAGTCCCTCAAAGGTAGAGgaaaatatttaacaaaggaaCATTGACTTCCACATATTAGTCATTGGTTATATCTGCTTATAATTGTCAGACATTTATGTTAAACCCATGAGCACACAGTAAAGGAAAAATCTACAGACCTAAATACAGGACCATGGTGTGAGTGTTGAGTAGATAAGAAACATATTTtttgagaagaggaggagggagaggaagactatttaaaactaaaactaggCACTAGTCTCAGAAATGTGTATTATGGCCTTGTAGTTTTGTTATAGTTCGAATTTATGTTCTGGATCCACTCTTATACTCTGTGATGTTTGTCTGAGGGGTTTCCCTACAAACCTGTTTTGTGTGTAGggattaacaaaaataaaattgcataTGTACAAAGAAGGGAAATCAAAATGTGGCCCTGATTTATAGGTCCGAAAAgacctaaaaaggaaaatataagCAAAAACCACATTTCATTTAACAATGTCGAATAAAGAAGCAGTGGTTGTGTAGCTCACCAggggctgtttgtttttgaccaGACAGACAATTCTTGTAGCTTCCTCATCATCTGGCAGGTCATCAGGCATCGGTGGCAGCACTGGCTCA
Above is a window of Solea senegalensis isolate Sse05_10M linkage group LG2, IFAPA_SoseM_1, whole genome shotgun sequence DNA encoding:
- the tmem237b gene encoding transmembrane protein 237B; this encodes MDTRGSKEMRPRELPPLPPRGHRTLPSMPSQDTAAEDAAPRHRKKRVRKQNSGVDDVDDQQMKMGGLGSRRESEVVEQLSPEPAPEAPPQRRKKKKKIHTIDPEDDQADLVSGDAADQTTDGEEVVKKPKRKRKPKVAEAQHPEVELEDIEEDDIITDTPPPLSQHSLFSAPQGQSQPVGKVFVERNKRFQAVERSDWKKTSDQMDHMTDFHHTQPLWNTRDVSVRVHRGFREFGLICQGFLAGFAMWNTVVLYLWAGQHLTALSNLLEQYHSLSYPYQSLLYMLLAISTVAAFDRVNLAKGITALRKFITLDPLALAVFLYFSALVLCLSQQMTADRINLYPSFNTTLWPPGSEHQILHPWMTVNLVVALLVGLAWILTATRPEIDYTEDNLMTMEIELPKPEEKSEMTA
- the mpp4b gene encoding MAGUK p55 subfamily member 4 isoform X1 → MSVVTMRQAVEAQVLNPYCELGEEGLRQILTDVIEEVKQSLNQDIDGAEILHSLLNASWLQSLLKVYECLEKFLRDTPAPLLDCASGLSFQLLIDIRARPGCSEEARELYRLLRQPHLQALLSAHDTVAQRDFEPVLPPMPDDLPDDEEATRIVCLVKNKQPLGATIKRNEITGEISIARVIHGGLADRSGLLHAGDRIIEVNGFPVDGMEPEQVIQVVQARSQGTIMFKVVPITERPIHNQTMLYVRALVDYTPQQDPTIPCADAGMSFRKGDVLEIVDQTDALWWQAKKLPSNTACAGLIPSTNLLKRKQREFWWSQPYQPQTCTQTLSTVEEEDMMAIDEKCVEADEEAFESEELREEDDFSSNSEGIYLAGFRCSMRLCRRRSHSTTQPSCQAFCTSGCYSALNSPYEEVVRYQRHPQDTHRLIALLGPSGVGVNELRRRLIEMNPNLFQGAVPHTTRAPKGYEESGREYFFTSREIFSNMVYNNRFLQYGEYKGNQYGTSISSVKDVLNSGKICVVDIEPNAIQAVRTHELKAYIIYVKPPPLAHLLETRQDSYITTNYYVNRPFKSEDFQEMEEAARKMESQFWQFFDHVIVNDELQDSCVQLLSAVKKAQDGPQWVPASWIRPSTTES
- the mpp4b gene encoding uncharacterized protein mpp4b isoform X2, whose product is MSVVTMRQAVEAQVLNPYCELGEEGLRQILTDVIEEVKQSLNQDIDGAEILHSLLNASWLQSLLKVYECLEKFLRDTPAPLLDCASGLSFQLLIDIRARPGCSEEARELYRLLRQPHLQALLSAHDTVAQRDFEPVLPPMPDDLPDDEEATRIVCLVKNKQPLFCSYQRVELPLPSASTHCAKNPMRRFQSHWETVRHLNRQRPHRGGVFTVQSLAAQNQSSEVNDLSWWGVRRGNFPPDDLPCHTARPWPSRPLHYKPTSTRGLCCRKPISQCRVCYTHLLWEQSLPRLTPSVYSSVLMDNVAEEQDRGNEDETEECVSASQRWTRSRPHLSEPYYSSIRDYLQSTRLQSPRIRTAPPSPMRPHCVTGMPPVELAKQESLDELRTTVQMAASSMESSTKDIKLLGEKMAVATEQMSETVQDNSQALVLLAEAVERLQILLTNTRTNINSPNPAVCEENSSPRYNTTTQEERLSLTHQAKCSFPSLLSSTSSSSSLSSYLDAPSTSLDISCLSVSCHGSPRPRVETRNTASPRKKTSRHTLTNGLDEPKQNGGYLKPRKKKKEEEKEEKEKEEEGMKDAEEYLFGSLKASLQIG